The sequence AAGGACTACCAGGCCTATTGGCTGGAACGCATCCGCACGGCCGAGGCGCTCAAGCGCGAAATCGAGGGCGAATCCCTGCCCACACTCGTCCTTGGCGATTTCAACGCCCCGTCCGGCGGCTACATCCACCGACTCATGTCAGACGGATTGCGGGACTCGCACCAAGCCGCGGGAAGTGGCTGCGGCTACAGCTTCCCGGGAGCAACCCGCAACCCACTCAGCCTCGGCGGCCCGTGGATGCGCATCGATTACATCCTCGCCAGCGATCAATGGGAGGTGCTGGCCAGCCTTGCGGAGGATGGCCGCCCCTCGCAGCACCGCGCCGTCGCGGCAAGGTTCCGGCTGAAATGAATTCAGCCTGAAACCGGCGCGGACATCACCCATCCCGGGACTAGGCGTCAAGAAGCATGGGAAGATTGCATTCAATCCCCACTTCCTTCCGGGCATACTTCAGGCTCTCCTCAAACTCCTCCAGTTTTTCTCCCCGGCGGCGAGACGCACCGCCCAGCAGAACGATCTTGACGGTGTCAAGGATCACGAAGAGATCCATCATCAGCCCCATATGCTTGAGGTAATAGAGATCAAACTCAAGCTTGCGCCTGGCATCCTCCACCGTCGCCCCATAGGGATAACATACCTGGGCCCAGCCGGTCAGGCCCGGATGGATGAGCAGCCTCTCCGAGAAATACGGGATCTCTGCGGATAGTTTCTCGGTAAATTCACGGCGCTCCGGCCTGGGCCCTACGAAGGACATGTCGCCGCGCAGGATATTCCATAGCTGGGGGATCTCATCGATCCTGAACTTTCTCAGGAAACGCCCCGCAAGGGTCACCCGCGGGTCGTTTGCCGTGGCCCACTGCGCGCCGCCGGCCTCCGCATCCACGCACATCGTCCTGAGCTTGAGCACCTCAAAGGGCCGCCCGAAGCGCCCCAGGCGCTCCTGACGGAAGATCAGAGGCCCCGCACCGCCCCAAAAGCGGACGAGCACCATCCCGAGCAAGAGGAACGGAAGCAGCACTGCGCCGATGGAGATGGAGGCAACGATGTCCGTCAGCCTCTTGATCTTGGCGATATAGACATGATCCGGCTGGCTGCATGCGTGCAGCAGCCATTCGTCGTCAATGAGATCCAGCGGGATGGCCTGATACGCCTCCTCACAGGCAAGCGAGGTGGCGGAAATCGATATCCCGCTGTATCGCAGCCGCCTGAGCAGATGCGCCACTTCCGGTTCCCTCAGGCTGTCGGCCGTGCAATAGACCCGGTCAACAAGTGAATTGTCCGCCTGCATCCGGAGATCGTCCAGATCCCCCAGAACCAAAAGCGTGGATTTCGGCTCGTATCCCTTCCTCAGGTAGCAGCCCTGCAGCACGCAATTCCTGAGTTCCATGGAATGCAGGAGCAGGGCTTCCGATTCATCCCCCTCGCTGGAAACGACAACCACGGCCCGCTCCTTGAAGCCATAGCTGATCTTGTGGATGAGCATGTGGTGGAGCCAAACCAAAAGGGTGGCCGGCAGGACACTGAGCAACAGCACGCCACGGCCGACCTTCCAGGAATAATTGATCGAACCGAGGACAAGCAGAACGACGGCCGCCGCAAAAAGGCAACAGACGATCAGGATCGTGCGCCGCCGCAGCCGCAGCCTCAACCCGCCTATGGAGTAAAGGCCACAGATGTAGGCGGCGGCCACCAACCCAAGCGAACTCAGCACGAGGCCCGGGGCATAGTTCGTGACCGCTTCGTGGTACCTTTCCGGATTGCCGAAAAAACGTATCCCCGCACCGGCGAAGAAAGAGCCGATCCAGATCACCATATCCACGACGATGCGCCTCGCCGCGGAAAACTGGTCTTGGCTTTTATGGGTGGAGAGTCGCATGGTTCCGCTTGGTCTGCTGTGGTTTGCCGCAGGGGCGGCCGGTCTTGTCAGGCACGCACGCCCGCAAGCCGTGCAGGCTGGGCCTCGGCGTCCACCTGATCGTAATAAGGGGCCGAGTAATAGTAGTAGTTGTAGTAGTTGCCGATCTTAGACAGATCGACGGCGTTGAGCACGAATCCGAAGAAGTGCGCGTTGGCACGCTCAAGCAGGCTGATCGCGTCCGTCACATCCTTGCGTCCGGTCGTTTCGGCGCGGACAACCAGCACCGTGCCATCAACCACCTGCTGGAGCGAGGTGGTCTCGCTCAGCCCCAGGCAGGGCGGGGCATCGATCACGATGCGGTCGTAGCTGCCGCGGAAATCCTCAAGCAAATCCCTGAAAACCTGCTGGCAAAGCAAATCCGTGGTGCCGGCGATCACCGGGCCGCGGGTGATCACATCGAAGCTCTCCGGGCTGATGCTGGATATCGCCTCCTCCTTGGTGCATTCTCCGAGCAGCAGGCGGGTCATTCCCGGGCTGTTGTCGAGGCCGGTGACTCCATGGACACGGCCGCGCCTGAGGTCTGAATCAATCAGCAGCGTCCTTTCGCCCATCGACTGGAAGGCCCATGCAAGGTTTGTCGCCTGGGTGGTCTTTCCTTCCTGTGGCCGGGCGCTTGTCACCAGCACCACCTGGGACCTGTTCTGGGAATTGGGGTGCAGGATGATGTTGGCACGGATCACCCGGAAGCATTCGAGGAGATAATTGGGCACGCTGGCTCCCTGGGCGGGAGATCTCGCAACATCCTCAAGCACTTCCCTAGGGGTGAGCGGCACGATGCCGATCCCGCGCAGGCCTGTCGCCAGCTCAAGCTGGGGAACGGTGCTCGCAGAGGTATCCATGAGATTGAGGAGGGTGGCGGCACCAAAGGCACCCGCCAGGCCGAGGGCGACGGAGAGGATGGCCAGCTTGCCCTTGTTGGGCGAGATCGGCACATCGTCACGCAAGCTGATGTGCCCCTTGTAGCGGAGCTCCACCCAGTCGAAATCCTCGGCGAATGTGATCGTGGCGAGCTTTTCGGCAAGGCGCTCCCTGGCCTGGTCCCACATCTGCTGCTTGGCGGCGATGGATGCGTAGGCATGTGAGGATTTGCCGACCTGCTCGGTGATGGCATGGTACTCGGGCACCCTCGCCTGCAGCATCTTTTCCTTTTCCTCGAGGCCAGCGTAATTCAGGTCGAACTTCTGCCGCATCATCCTGAACTCGGTTTCCAAGGCGCTTTCGGCGGCGGCCAGCTTGGCCTCCAGGTCTTTCATCACCCGATGTTCCGGCAGATAGATCCCGGCGTTCTGGGCGATCTGGTTGATGATGGTCCTCCTCTCCTTATCGAGCTTGCGCCACGGCTCGATCGGATCCACATCGGACGGACTGATGATATGGGTGGAATCGCCGGAATTTGACCTGACGGTCGTGGTCCTTGTTCCCGAGGACGGGATCACATCCCCCACATTCACATCGGTGTCATCCTCAAAGGAACCGAGCAACGAAAGCAGGGACATCATGTTGCCCATCTTCCCTCCGGGGCCGTCACCTAGGGACGGATCTCCGGGTTTTTCGGGCT comes from Akkermansiaceae bacterium and encodes:
- a CDS encoding exopolysaccharide biosynthesis polyprenyl glycosylphosphotransferase codes for the protein MRLSTHKSQDQFSAARRIVVDMVIWIGSFFAGAGIRFFGNPERYHEAVTNYAPGLVLSSLGLVAAAYICGLYSIGGLRLRLRRRTILIVCCLFAAAVVLLVLGSINYSWKVGRGVLLLSVLPATLLVWLHHMLIHKISYGFKERAVVVVSSEGDESEALLLHSMELRNCVLQGCYLRKGYEPKSTLLVLGDLDDLRMQADNSLVDRVYCTADSLREPEVAHLLRRLRYSGISISATSLACEEAYQAIPLDLIDDEWLLHACSQPDHVYIAKIKRLTDIVASISIGAVLLPFLLLGMVLVRFWGGAGPLIFRQERLGRFGRPFEVLKLRTMCVDAEAGGAQWATANDPRVTLAGRFLRKFRIDEIPQLWNILRGDMSFVGPRPERREFTEKLSAEIPYFSERLLIHPGLTGWAQVCYPYGATVEDARRKLEFDLYYLKHMGLMMDLFVILDTVKIVLLGGASRRRGEKLEEFEESLKYARKEVGIECNLPMLLDA
- a CDS encoding polysaccharide biosynthesis tyrosine autokinase; translated protein: MLSYAKHVRLMLLMLALGLLAGIVAYMYSTPAYRSTSLLSVHGFGAPMVDREIPETYQTSTFHRAFLTSFRSSNVQLAAARSLGLIGKTATSEDLLRIIPSVVVVPIDSRSLELTVVAHDPAVVRDFAKAMVSAYQDLQQQNYEEYRNEALLRYAEQVERLETEITETMSSLSSVERDQNLTEAILEQKSLLEIPKQLIQTRERLARMRDVRVLLETLESQPEKPGDPSLGDGPGGKMGNMMSLLSLLGSFEDDTDVNVGDVIPSSGTRTTTVRSNSGDSTHIISPSDVDPIEPWRKLDKERRTIINQIAQNAGIYLPEHRVMKDLEAKLAAAESALETEFRMMRQKFDLNYAGLEEKEKMLQARVPEYHAITEQVGKSSHAYASIAAKQQMWDQARERLAEKLATITFAEDFDWVELRYKGHISLRDDVPISPNKGKLAILSVALGLAGAFGAATLLNLMDTSASTVPQLELATGLRGIGIVPLTPREVLEDVARSPAQGASVPNYLLECFRVIRANIILHPNSQNRSQVVLVTSARPQEGKTTQATNLAWAFQSMGERTLLIDSDLRRGRVHGVTGLDNSPGMTRLLLGECTKEEAISSISPESFDVITRGPVIAGTTDLLCQQVFRDLLEDFRGSYDRIVIDAPPCLGLSETTSLQQVVDGTVLVVRAETTGRKDVTDAISLLERANAHFFGFVLNAVDLSKIGNYYNYYYYSAPYYDQVDAEAQPARLAGVRA